The region CAAGGAAATGTACATTAAATTCTTTATAAacgtatatttatttttataataaagttATACCATATGTTAGTAAGAATAGAATgttttgtataaaattcattatatatatatttaattaaaatgtattaaGCAACCCTCTATTTAAGGTAATTTAgctaattataataaacagAAATAAAACACTTCTTTACtagtaatattattttattatgtataataatttaattatcgaaaaacatataatatatttaagtaCAGACAGTTGTTATGTATAGGGTTATAGTATTTGCGTCTCATATTGGGAgcaatgtatataaaacagCATGATTCTACTCAATTTACAAATCAAAAATAGAATCCTATTATAATGAATGCCGAAATAGTAAATTcgttttttaataataataatttcctttacattttttgatattttattatatatatcattaaactttattttaataaaattttcaataatgcatatttataataattttttttaaatgtttatTTAGTGTAGGAACTTCCTTTTAGTAAGGACGAAATTTCCCGATCAATTGAACAGCAACGGaaagtattattttaatgatGATCAGCATTTCAAAGAGTATTGTTCTGGTAATAATTGTAGTAATGATCTCGAAAAAGTTAATGCTGgatgtttatttttgtttgatacattttttaaggATTCTTCTGTGTTTAAGTCGGTTGTAAATAGTAACATCAATATTGTTGAATACATTATGATATGGTTAAGTTATATGTTAAACctaaagaaaaatgaagGAAGCGACAGTCtaacttatttttataatacaaatataaataatgataagtATCAAAAGCCTATAACTAATGTTACGgagtataaaaattataaggatcttatagataaaaaaaaatattttttggatATGGATAgtaatattatatctaatttttatgaagcatttaaattattatgtgaAATGTATACTGAATTTGATGAAAACAAGAAAGATTGCACAGGATGTTCGGAAAAATCTAGTCAATTTGCTAAGAAATATGAAGAACTTAACAAAGGTtctaatattaatgaagaCAGTCCCTATTATCCACTATTGTCTACTTTATCaaatgattataataattttaaaaataaatgtaacGATACTTCATCCTTTCCAGAG is a window of Plasmodium berghei ANKA genome assembly, chromosome: 10 DNA encoding:
- a CDS encoding BIR protein, producing the protein MNAEICRNFLLVRTKFPDQLNSNGKYYFNDDQHFKEYCSGNNCSNDLEKVNAGCLFLFDTFFKDSSVFKSVVNSNINIVEYIMIWLSYMLNLKKNEGSDSLTYFYNTNINNDKYQKPITNVTEYKNYKDLIDKKKYFLDMDSNIISNFYEAFKLLCEMYTEFDENKKDCTGCSEKSSQFAKKYEELNKGSNINEDSPYYPLLSTLSNDYNNFKNKCNDTSSFPEIETRKFYGQFYEAVSSSSSIANKLIPILSIFGAIAIFLGISYKYSLFGFRKRDQKQKLREKLKK